One Bradyrhizobium sp. ISRA464 genomic window carries:
- a CDS encoding DUF3617 family protein, whose amino-acid sequence MARRLALLGSAVCLVLSAGAASAVDLPTRKAGLWEMKMVKTGSSMPEMTMQHCTDESTDKEMSTTAAPMAKQVCSKQDIQKTATGYVSDSVCGVAGVTVTSHAEIAGDFNSAYTVKSTSHVEGGPSGARDSTTMIEAKWLGACKSDQKPGDMIMPGGMKMNVKDMEKLKGLLPKQK is encoded by the coding sequence ATGGCGCGACGTCTTGCTTTGCTTGGTTCGGCCGTTTGCCTGGTGTTGTCGGCCGGCGCTGCCAGCGCGGTCGATCTGCCGACCCGCAAGGCGGGCCTGTGGGAGATGAAGATGGTCAAGACCGGCTCGTCGATGCCGGAAATGACCATGCAGCATTGCACCGACGAGTCCACCGACAAGGAGATGAGCACGACGGCCGCGCCGATGGCGAAGCAGGTCTGCTCCAAGCAGGACATCCAGAAGACTGCCACCGGCTATGTCAGCGACAGCGTCTGCGGCGTCGCCGGTGTGACGGTGACCTCGCATGCCGAGATCGCCGGCGACTTCAACTCGGCCTATACCGTTAAAAGCACCTCGCACGTGGAGGGCGGCCCGTCCGGCGCGCGCGACAGCACGACGATGATCGAGGCGAAGTGGCTCGGCGCGTGCAAGAGCGACCAGAAGCCCGGCGACATGATCATGCCCGGCGGCATGAAGATGAACGTCAAGGACATGGAAAAGCTGAAGGGGCTCCTGCCCAAGCAGAAGTAG
- a CDS encoding ATP-binding protein, with amino-acid sequence MSTLDSGLTLIRNASQRVSKANGWMGNAFKSWMPTGLYARALLIMIVPMVVLQTVVAFVFMERHWNTVTRRLSAAVVSDIAALIDVYKNYPQDKDRAQLRHIAQKLQLVVDFLPAGDMPPPGPKPFFSLLDQTLSVQLGRQINRPFWIDTVGNSNLVEIRVQLDDAVMRIFAQRSAAYASNSEIFIFWMLGTSTILLIVAVLFLRNQIKPILRLADAAESFGKGREAPNFRPRGAREVRRAAQAFIEMKARVERSIEQRTAMLAGVSHDLRTILTRFKLELALLGEGPEIEAMRKDVDEMSMMLEDYLAFARGDSGEVAQPTDMAMALEELRSDAERHGHTATVAFHGLPVVTVKPASFKRCLGNLVSNAARHANTISITGHRDHRYLTVTVDDDGPGIPANMREEVFKPFLRLDDARNQDEGGSGLGLAIARDIARSHGGDIMLGESPMGGLRAAVRVPV; translated from the coding sequence ATGAGCACGCTCGACTCCGGCCTGACCCTGATCCGCAACGCGTCGCAGCGCGTGTCGAAGGCCAATGGCTGGATGGGCAATGCGTTCAAGAGCTGGATGCCGACCGGCCTCTATGCCCGCGCGTTGCTGATCATGATCGTGCCGATGGTGGTGCTGCAGACCGTGGTCGCGTTCGTGTTCATGGAGCGGCACTGGAACACGGTGACGCGACGCCTGTCAGCCGCGGTGGTATCGGACATCGCCGCGCTCATCGACGTCTACAAGAACTATCCGCAGGACAAGGACCGCGCGCAGCTTCGCCACATCGCCCAGAAGCTGCAGCTCGTGGTCGATTTCCTCCCCGCGGGCGACATGCCGCCGCCGGGACCGAAGCCGTTCTTCTCGCTGCTCGACCAGACGCTGTCGGTCCAGCTCGGGCGGCAGATCAACCGGCCGTTCTGGATCGACACCGTCGGCAATTCCAACCTGGTCGAGATCCGCGTGCAGCTCGACGATGCGGTGATGCGGATCTTCGCCCAGCGCAGCGCAGCCTACGCCTCCAATTCGGAGATCTTCATCTTCTGGATGCTCGGCACCTCGACCATCCTCTTGATCGTCGCCGTGCTGTTCCTGCGCAACCAGATCAAGCCGATCCTCAGACTCGCCGATGCCGCCGAAAGCTTCGGCAAGGGCCGCGAGGCGCCGAATTTCCGGCCGCGCGGCGCGCGCGAGGTGCGGCGCGCGGCGCAGGCGTTTATCGAGATGAAGGCGCGCGTCGAGCGTTCGATCGAGCAACGCACCGCGATGCTGGCCGGCGTCTCACATGACCTGCGCACCATCCTGACACGCTTCAAGCTGGAGCTCGCCTTGCTCGGCGAAGGCCCCGAAATCGAGGCGATGCGCAAGGATGTCGACGAGATGTCGATGATGCTGGAGGACTATCTCGCCTTCGCCCGTGGCGATTCCGGCGAGGTCGCGCAGCCGACCGACATGGCGATGGCGCTGGAGGAGTTGCGCAGCGACGCCGAACGCCATGGCCATACCGCGACGGTAGCGTTCCACGGCCTGCCGGTCGTGACGGTGAAACCGGCATCGTTCAAGCGCTGCCTCGGCAACCTCGTCTCCAATGCGGCGCGCCATGCCAACACGATCTCGATCACCGGCCATCGCGACCACCGCTATCTCACCGTGACCGTCGACGACGACGGGCCCGGCATTCCGGCAAACATGCGCGAAGAGGTGTTCAAGCCGTTCCTGCGGCTCGACGATGCCCGCAACCAGGACGAAGGCGGCAGCGGGCTTGGACTTGCGATCGCGCGCGACATCGCGCGCTCGCATGGCGGCGATATCATGCTCGGCGAAAGTCCGATGGGCGGGTTGCGAGCAGCCGTGCGGGTGCCGGTGTAG
- a CDS encoding response regulator transcription factor has translation MVRPPAEPADDAPHLLLVDDDRRIRDLLSRFLCGEGYRVTTALSASDARAKLLGLHFDLLILDVMMPGENGFDLARFIRSSSSVPIIMLTARHEAEARIEGLQIGADDYVAKPFEPRELVLRIGNILKRTAPPQVAAVEQIAFGPYVFHIDRSELRQGEEIIHLTDREREMLRILASTPGETVPRAALTSGGTVNERAVDVQINRLRRKIEHDPANPLFLQAVRGIGYRLVATP, from the coding sequence ATGGTGCGGCCTCCGGCCGAGCCGGCCGACGACGCACCGCATCTCCTCCTGGTCGACGACGACCGACGCATTCGCGACCTTTTGTCGCGTTTTCTTTGCGGCGAAGGCTACCGCGTCACGACCGCGCTGAGCGCCAGCGACGCGCGCGCCAAGCTGCTGGGGCTGCACTTCGACCTCCTCATCCTCGACGTCATGATGCCCGGCGAGAACGGTTTCGATCTCGCCCGCTTCATCCGCTCCTCCTCGTCGGTGCCGATCATCATGCTGACCGCCCGCCACGAGGCCGAAGCCCGCATCGAGGGCCTTCAGATCGGCGCCGACGACTATGTCGCCAAGCCGTTCGAGCCGCGCGAGCTCGTGCTGCGCATCGGCAATATCCTCAAGCGCACCGCACCGCCGCAGGTCGCGGCCGTCGAGCAGATCGCGTTCGGTCCCTACGTCTTTCACATCGACCGCAGCGAGCTGCGTCAGGGCGAGGAGATCATCCACCTCACCGACCGCGAGCGCGAGATGCTGCGCATCCTTGCCTCTACCCCTGGCGAGACGGTGCCGCGCGCAGCGCTGACCAGCGGCGGCACCGTCAACGAGCGCGCGGTCGACGTGCAGATCAACCGCCTCCGCCGCAAGATCGAGCACGATCCCGCCAATCCGCTGTTCCTGCAGGCCGTGCGCGGCATCGGCTATCGTCTGGTGGCCACTCCCTAA
- a CDS encoding MarR family transcriptional regulator, protein MAAQPDSQGSDTSPPAASARDLRWDIIELLFFAYRDFVGDADQELEAFGFGRAHHRVIHFVTRYPGLKVADLLDVLRITKQSLGRVLKQLLDEGYIVQKTGNNDRRQRLLYATPKGEALVARLAGLQTDRINRAVTGIDAAGIETVRQFLRAMIDRDDPDKVLEAIFGGGRKTRE, encoded by the coding sequence ATGGCTGCCCAACCCGATTCGCAGGGAAGCGACACCTCGCCTCCTGCAGCGAGCGCGCGCGATCTGCGCTGGGACATTATCGAGCTTCTCTTCTTCGCCTACCGCGATTTCGTCGGCGACGCCGACCAGGAGCTGGAAGCGTTCGGCTTCGGCCGTGCCCATCACCGGGTCATTCACTTCGTCACTCGCTATCCCGGGCTCAAGGTCGCCGACCTGCTCGACGTGCTGCGCATCACCAAGCAGTCGCTCGGGCGCGTGCTCAAGCAGCTGCTCGACGAAGGCTACATCGTGCAGAAGACCGGCAACAATGATCGCCGGCAGCGCCTGCTCTATGCGACGCCCAAGGGCGAGGCGCTGGTCGCCAGGCTCGCCGGGCTACAGACCGACCGCATCAACCGCGCGGTCACCGGTATCGATGCCGCCGGCATCGAGACCGTTCGCCAGTTCCTGCGCGCGATGATCGATCGCGACGACCCCGACAAGGTGCTCGAAGCGATCTTCGGCGGCGGCAGAAAGACAAGGGAGTGA
- a CDS encoding branched-chain amino acid aminotransferase: MSLKFEIQPTVNPTPDKERAAKLVDPGFGRVFTDHMAIVRYNQAKGWHGARVEARANFPLDPAGAVLHYAQEIFEGLKAYKRDDGGVNLFRPDANARRFHDSAERMAMAPLPEPVFIEAVEQLVRIDRAWIPGGEGSLYLRPFMIASEIFLGVKPSAEYIFSVIASPVGSYFKGGPAPVSIWVSENYTRAAIGGTGAVKCGGNYAASLRAQAEAIDHGCDQVVFLDAVERRYIEELGGMNIFFVFDDGSLSTPPLGTILPGITRDSIIALARDTGTRVREQPYTIQQWRADAASGKLKEAFACGTAAVISPIGKVCSASGDFQINGGVAGPVAMGLRKKLVDIQYGRTNDPHNWIRNVA; the protein is encoded by the coding sequence ATGAGTTTGAAATTCGAAATCCAGCCGACGGTGAACCCGACGCCCGACAAGGAGCGCGCGGCCAAGCTCGTGGATCCGGGCTTCGGCCGGGTTTTTACCGATCATATGGCCATCGTCCGCTACAATCAGGCGAAAGGCTGGCATGGCGCGCGTGTCGAAGCCCGCGCGAATTTTCCGCTCGATCCGGCCGGCGCGGTCCTGCACTACGCACAGGAAATTTTCGAAGGTCTCAAGGCCTACAAGCGCGACGACGGCGGCGTGAACCTGTTTCGGCCCGACGCCAATGCGCGGCGCTTCCACGACTCGGCCGAGCGCATGGCGATGGCGCCGCTGCCGGAGCCGGTGTTTATCGAAGCGGTCGAGCAGCTCGTGAGGATCGACCGGGCCTGGATCCCGGGCGGCGAGGGCAGCCTTTATCTGCGGCCCTTCATGATCGCGAGCGAGATCTTCCTCGGCGTGAAGCCGTCGGCCGAGTACATCTTCTCGGTCATCGCTTCTCCGGTCGGCTCATATTTCAAGGGCGGGCCCGCGCCAGTGTCGATCTGGGTGTCCGAGAACTACACCCGCGCTGCGATCGGCGGCACCGGCGCCGTCAAATGCGGCGGCAACTACGCCGCGAGCCTGCGCGCGCAGGCCGAGGCGATCGATCACGGCTGCGATCAGGTCGTGTTCCTCGATGCGGTCGAGCGTCGCTATATCGAGGAGCTCGGCGGCATGAACATCTTCTTCGTGTTCGACGACGGCTCGCTCTCGACGCCGCCGCTCGGCACGATCCTGCCCGGCATCACCCGCGATTCGATCATCGCGCTCGCCAGGGATACCGGCACGCGCGTGCGCGAGCAGCCCTATACGATCCAGCAGTGGCGCGCGGACGCCGCCAGCGGCAAGCTGAAGGAAGCCTTCGCCTGCGGCACCGCGGCCGTGATCTCGCCGATCGGCAAGGTCTGCTCCGCGAGCGGGGATTTCCAGATCAACGGCGGCGTGGCGGGTCCGGTCGCCATGGGGCTGCGCAAGAAGCTGGTCGACATCCAGTACGGCCGCACCAACGACCCGCATAACTGGATCAGAAACGTCGCGTAA
- the hisS gene encoding histidine--tRNA ligase, with amino-acid sequence MAEKPKKPQKLKARLPRGLEDRGPAAISATRQMVEKIRAVYELYGFEPVETPAMEYTDALGKFLPDQDRPNEGVFSFQDDDEQWISLRYDLTAPLARYVAENFDHLAKPYRSYRFGYVFRNEKPGPGRFRQFMQFDADTVGSATPAADAEICMMAADTMEALGIPRGSYVVKVNNRKVLDGVMESIGLGGDNNAAKRLTVLRAIDKLDKFPVEEVEKLLGPGRWDGGEEGKGDFTAGAGLDSRGISRVINFTGWKGDPSSGSKSELGSNEVTIANFEKAVAGNALGQEGIAELAQIKELVGAAGYGEDRIMIDPSVVRGLEYYTGPVYEVELLLDTKDEKGRAVRFGSVGGGGRYDGLVSRFRGEPVPATGFSIGVSRLQAALTMLGQLDTRAEFGPVVVTVFDRERVADYQKMVAQLRSANIRAELYLGNPKNMGNQLKYADRRNSPCVIIQGSDEKARGEVQIKDLIEGAKAAAAIASNQEWRETRPAQFSCTEADLVAKVREVLARHDVTWG; translated from the coding sequence ATGGCCGAGAAACCCAAAAAACCGCAGAAACTGAAGGCGCGGCTGCCGCGCGGGCTGGAGGATCGTGGCCCGGCCGCGATCAGCGCGACGCGGCAGATGGTCGAGAAGATCCGCGCCGTCTACGAGCTCTATGGCTTCGAGCCGGTGGAAACGCCGGCGATGGAATACACCGACGCGCTCGGCAAGTTCCTGCCCGACCAGGACCGTCCCAACGAGGGCGTGTTCTCGTTCCAGGACGACGACGAGCAGTGGATCTCGTTGCGCTATGACCTGACCGCGCCGCTCGCGCGCTATGTCGCGGAAAACTTCGATCACCTGGCGAAGCCGTATCGCTCATATCGCTTCGGCTACGTGTTCCGTAACGAGAAGCCCGGCCCCGGCCGCTTCCGCCAGTTCATGCAGTTCGACGCCGACACGGTCGGTTCGGCGACGCCGGCCGCCGATGCCGAAATCTGCATGATGGCAGCCGACACGATGGAGGCGCTGGGTATTCCACGCGGCTCCTATGTCGTGAAGGTGAACAATCGCAAGGTGCTCGACGGCGTGATGGAGAGCATTGGTCTCGGCGGTGATAACAATGCGGCGAAGCGACTAACGGTGCTGCGCGCGATCGACAAGTTGGACAAATTTCCGGTCGAAGAGGTCGAGAAGCTGCTTGGTCCCGGTAGGTGGGACGGCGGTGAAGAAGGAAAGGGAGACTTCACGGCAGGTGCCGGACTCGACTCTCGCGGAATATCGCGCGTGATCAATTTCACCGGCTGGAAAGGCGATCCCTCGTCCGGCTCTAAGAGTGAACTTGGTTCGAACGAGGTTACAATTGCAAACTTCGAAAAAGCAGTGGCAGGGAACGCGCTGGGCCAAGAGGGAATTGCCGAGCTAGCGCAAATAAAAGAACTGGTCGGCGCGGCTGGCTATGGCGAAGACAGGATCATGATCGATCCCTCCGTCGTGCGCGGTCTCGAATACTACACCGGCCCGGTCTACGAGGTTGAGCTGCTGCTCGACACCAAGGACGAGAAGGGCCGTGCCGTGCGGTTCGGCTCGGTCGGCGGCGGCGGCCGCTATGATGGTCTCGTCTCGCGCTTCCGCGGCGAGCCGGTGCCCGCGACCGGCTTCTCGATCGGCGTGTCGCGCCTGCAGGCCGCGCTGACGATGCTCGGCCAACTGGATACGCGCGCCGAATTCGGTCCGGTGGTCGTCACCGTGTTCGACCGCGAGCGCGTCGCCGATTACCAGAAGATGGTCGCGCAGCTGCGCAGTGCGAACATCCGCGCCGAGCTCTATCTCGGCAATCCGAAGAACATGGGCAACCAGCTCAAATATGCCGATCGCCGCAACTCGCCCTGCGTGATCATCCAGGGCTCGGACGAGAAAGCGCGCGGCGAGGTGCAGATCAAGGATCTGATCGAGGGCGCCAAGGCTGCGGCGGCCATCGCCTCGAACCAGGAATGGCGCGAAACGCGCCCCGCGCAGTTCTCCTGCACGGAGGCCGACCTAGTCGCCAAGGTCCGCGAGGTCCTGGCGCGGCATGACGTAACGTGGGGATAG
- a CDS encoding tautomerase family protein, which translates to MPEITVSMAAGRTEEQKLGMMRDITQALVKNLGVDAEAVVIQINEAPLHHKMKGGKSFVERAAAAKK; encoded by the coding sequence ATGCCTGAGATCACCGTCAGCATGGCCGCCGGCCGCACCGAAGAGCAGAAGCTCGGCATGATGCGTGACATCACGCAGGCGCTGGTGAAGAACCTCGGCGTCGATGCGGAAGCGGTCGTGATCCAGATCAATGAAGCGCCGCTGCATCACAAGATGAAGGGCGGCAAGTCCTTCGTCGAGCGCGCGGCGGCTGCGAAGAAGTGA
- a CDS encoding hotdog domain-containing protein gives MDARDFIKIGMSAERMLVVPPERTVGHFVPDMPMVYATPMMILEMEMASGDAIREVLQPGWVTVGTEVDVRHLAAALVGATVRTTAKVITVERRVIRFEVEAFEGARKLGGGRHARGLINVGNFNRRLAGTSAQ, from the coding sequence ATGGACGCACGCGACTTCATCAAGATCGGCATGAGCGCCGAGCGCATGCTCGTCGTGCCACCGGAGCGCACGGTCGGGCATTTCGTGCCTGATATGCCGATGGTCTACGCGACGCCGATGATGATCCTGGAAATGGAGATGGCGTCGGGCGATGCCATCCGTGAGGTGCTGCAGCCCGGTTGGGTTACCGTCGGCACCGAGGTCGACGTCCGGCATCTCGCCGCAGCTCTCGTGGGCGCCACGGTGCGGACCACGGCAAAAGTGATCACGGTCGAGCGCCGCGTGATCCGCTTCGAGGTCGAGGCCTTCGAAGGCGCGCGCAAGCTCGGCGGGGGCCGCCATGCCCGCGGCCTGATCAACGTAGGGAATTTCAACCGAAGACTTGCCGGAACGTCAGCGCAGTAG
- the proC gene encoding pyrroline-5-carboxylate reductase, producing the protein MPVNTSSALKNTTGTIALAGAGKMGGAMLTGWLAQGLAPGRVVVIDPHLSPEISALAAQGVRLNPKAQDVGTVDTLVVAVKPQSFREAGAALKALVGPSTLVVSIMAGTTISALDEVCGGAVVRAMPNTPAAIGRGITVAVPAKNVTAAQRATANALLQATGLVEWVEDESLMDAVTAVSGSGPAYVFLLAEELARAGVAAGLPEQLATTLARATVAGSGELLHRSDLPSATLRQNVTSPGGTTAAALEVLMAKDGMQPLMTRAIAAATRRSKELAK; encoded by the coding sequence ATGCCCGTGAACACAAGCAGCGCATTGAAGAACACCACCGGCACCATCGCGCTTGCGGGCGCGGGCAAGATGGGCGGCGCGATGCTGACCGGCTGGCTCGCGCAAGGGCTCGCGCCCGGGCGGGTCGTAGTGATCGACCCGCATCTTTCGCCTGAGATTTCCGCACTTGCCGCGCAGGGCGTCCGCCTCAACCCGAAGGCTCAGGATGTCGGGACGGTCGATACACTCGTCGTCGCAGTAAAGCCGCAGTCGTTCCGCGAGGCCGGAGCCGCACTCAAGGCGCTCGTCGGCCCCTCGACATTGGTGGTCTCGATCATGGCCGGCACAACGATCTCGGCGCTGGACGAGGTCTGCGGCGGCGCGGTAGTGCGCGCGATGCCGAACACGCCGGCAGCGATCGGCCGCGGCATCACGGTCGCGGTGCCGGCGAAGAATGTGACCGCCGCACAGCGCGCCACGGCGAACGCGTTGCTGCAGGCGACCGGGCTCGTCGAATGGGTGGAGGATGAAAGCCTGATGGATGCAGTGACCGCGGTCTCCGGCTCCGGCCCGGCCTATGTGTTCCTGCTCGCCGAAGAGCTGGCCCGCGCCGGCGTCGCGGCCGGCCTGCCGGAGCAACTCGCAACCACGCTGGCGCGGGCGACTGTCGCAGGCTCCGGCGAGCTGCTGCATCGCTCGGACCTGCCGTCCGCGACCTTGCGTCAGAATGTCACCTCGCCCGGCGGCACCACGGCCGCGGCGCTCGAGGTGCTGATGGCCAAGGACGGGATGCAGCCGCTGATGACCCGCGCCATCGCTGCAGCAACCAGGCGTTCGAAGGAATTGGCGAAGTAA
- a CDS encoding YbjN domain-containing protein, with protein sequence MSLLEGIIDSRSNPLAVVEDIATDNNWAFERSGDDEVTIVSKGDWIDYQLSFTWMGEIEALHLACAFDMKIPQARRAEVQRLIAAINEQLWVGHFDQWTHTGMIMHRQALVLPGGLTASASQCESMLVNAIQACERYYPAFQFVVWAGKSAAEAMSAAMFDTEGEA encoded by the coding sequence ATGTCCCTCCTCGAAGGCATTATCGATTCCCGGAGCAATCCGCTTGCGGTGGTCGAGGATATCGCCACTGACAACAACTGGGCGTTCGAGCGTTCCGGCGACGACGAGGTGACGATCGTCTCCAAGGGCGACTGGATCGACTATCAGCTCTCCTTCACCTGGATGGGTGAGATCGAGGCGCTGCATCTCGCCTGCGCCTTCGACATGAAGATTCCGCAGGCGCGACGCGCCGAGGTGCAGCGACTGATCGCCGCGATCAACGAGCAATTGTGGGTCGGCCATTTCGACCAGTGGACCCACACCGGCATGATCATGCATCGCCAGGCGCTGGTGCTGCCCGGCGGCCTCACCGCGTCCGCTTCGCAATGCGAGAGCATGCTGGTCAACGCGATCCAGGCCTGCGAGCGCTACTACCCGGCGTTCCAGTTCGTGGTCTGGGCCGGCAAGTCGGCCGCCGAGGCGATGTCGGCCGCGATGTTCGATACCGAGGGCGAGGCCTAA
- a CDS encoding 6,7-dimethyl-8-ribityllumazine synthase — translation MNQMLQDADVQTSQADIAPETPAAPPVPEHPRFAKPQRVAFVQACWHREVVDECRISFLKEIEARHITNVDVFEVPGSFEIPLHAQILAKTRRYTAIVAAGLVVDGGIYRHEFVADTVIKALMEVQLRTEVPVFSAVLTPQQFHETEVHQDFFRRHFVIKGIEAAEACANTLLSLERLRGQVAAGIAG, via the coding sequence ATGAATCAGATGTTGCAAGACGCTGACGTCCAAACCTCCCAAGCAGATATCGCTCCCGAAACGCCGGCGGCTCCGCCGGTGCCAGAACATCCGCGGTTCGCAAAGCCGCAACGCGTCGCCTTTGTGCAGGCGTGCTGGCATCGCGAAGTGGTGGATGAATGCCGCATCTCCTTTCTGAAGGAGATCGAAGCGCGCCATATCACTAATGTCGACGTGTTCGAGGTGCCTGGCTCGTTCGAGATCCCGCTGCATGCGCAGATCCTGGCGAAGACACGCCGCTACACCGCAATCGTCGCCGCCGGGCTCGTCGTCGACGGCGGCATCTATCGCCATGAATTCGTCGCCGACACGGTGATCAAGGCATTGATGGAGGTGCAACTGCGCACGGAAGTGCCGGTGTTCTCCGCGGTCCTGACGCCACAGCAATTCCACGAGACCGAAGTGCATCAGGATTTCTTCCGCCGGCATTTTGTCATCAAGGGCATCGAGGCCGCGGAAGCCTGCGCCAACACGCTGCTCAGCCTGGAGCGGCTGCGCGGCCAGGTCGCGGCGGGGATCGCTGGCTAG
- a CDS encoding SDR family oxidoreductase: MTEHHSSDWLGLSGRVAVVTGGGGGIGRATAVSFARAGAKVAALDRDERGLAETKARLREFGDGHLVASCDTTSAESVAAAADAVERTLGPCGILVNTAAVLRPGGLDTLALVEWNAVLAVNLTGYFICAQAFGRHMRQAGHGSIVHVASIAASNAQQQSGAYSVSKAAVVMLSQQLAAEWGPHGIRSNVVSPGLVVTPMSQAFYDTPGVTERRSAAVPMRRVGAPQDMADAILFLASDRSSYVNGEEIIVDGGYVRTLMSHVPRPGF, translated from the coding sequence ATGACTGAACACCATTCGTCCGACTGGCTCGGCCTGTCGGGCCGCGTTGCCGTCGTCACCGGCGGAGGAGGCGGCATCGGCCGTGCCACCGCGGTCAGTTTTGCGCGTGCGGGCGCCAAGGTTGCCGCGCTCGATCGCGACGAGCGCGGGCTTGCCGAGACAAAGGCAAGGCTGCGCGAATTCGGCGACGGTCACCTCGTCGCCAGCTGCGACACGACAAGCGCCGAGAGCGTTGCTGCGGCCGCCGACGCCGTCGAACGCACGCTCGGGCCGTGCGGCATTCTCGTCAACACTGCTGCCGTACTGCGCCCCGGCGGGCTCGATACGCTGGCGCTCGTGGAATGGAACGCGGTGCTTGCGGTCAACCTCACGGGCTATTTCATCTGCGCGCAAGCGTTCGGCCGTCATATGCGACAAGCCGGCCACGGCAGCATCGTCCATGTTGCTTCGATCGCCGCCAGCAACGCGCAGCAGCAGAGCGGCGCCTACAGCGTCAGCAAGGCCGCCGTCGTGATGCTGTCGCAGCAGCTCGCCGCCGAATGGGGGCCGCACGGGATCCGCAGCAACGTCGTCAGCCCGGGCCTCGTGGTCACGCCGATGAGCCAGGCCTTCTACGATACGCCTGGCGTCACCGAGCGCCGCAGCGCGGCGGTGCCGATGCGCCGGGTCGGTGCGCCGCAGGACATGGCGGACGCGATCCTGTTCCTGGCGAGCGACCGATCGTCCTACGTGAACGGGGAGGAGATCATCGTCGACGGCGGTTATGTGCGGACGCTGATGAGCCACGTTCCGCGGCCGGGATTTTGA
- a CDS encoding ribose-phosphate pyrophosphokinase: MSAKNGSIKLVAGNSNPALAQDIARGLGLELTKAVVRRFADMEIFVEIQENIRGSDMFILQSTSYPANDHLMELLIITDALRRASARRITAVVPYFGYARQDRKSGSRTPISAKLVANLISRAGVDRVMTLDLHAGQIQGFFDIPTDNLYAAPLMVRDIRDRFDLAKVMVVSPDVGGVARARGLAKRINTPLAIVDKRRERPGESEVMNVIGDVAGYNCILVDDIVDSGGTLVNAAEALIAHGAKEVSAYITHGVLSGGAAARIASSRLKELVITDSILPTEAVNKAPNIRTISIAGLIAEAIGRTAAEESVSSLFD; the protein is encoded by the coding sequence ATGTCGGCAAAAAACGGATCAATCAAGCTCGTCGCCGGCAACTCCAATCCTGCGCTGGCGCAGGACATCGCGCGAGGCCTCGGCCTCGAGCTGACCAAGGCCGTGGTCCGGCGTTTCGCCGACATGGAGATCTTCGTCGAAATCCAGGAGAACATCCGTGGCTCGGACATGTTCATCCTGCAATCGACGTCGTATCCGGCCAACGACCACCTGATGGAGTTGCTGATCATCACGGATGCGCTGCGCCGCGCCTCGGCGCGCCGCATCACCGCGGTCGTGCCGTATTTCGGCTACGCCCGGCAGGACCGCAAGTCCGGCTCGCGCACCCCGATCTCCGCCAAGCTCGTCGCCAATTTGATCTCGCGCGCCGGCGTCGACCGCGTCATGACGCTCGACCTGCACGCCGGTCAGATCCAGGGCTTCTTCGACATCCCGACCGACAATCTCTACGCAGCGCCCCTGATGGTGCGCGACATCCGCGACCGCTTCGACCTCGCCAAGGTGATGGTGGTGTCGCCTGATGTCGGCGGCGTGGCGCGCGCCCGCGGGCTCGCCAAGCGCATCAACACCCCGCTCGCGATCGTCGACAAGCGCCGCGAGCGCCCCGGTGAATCCGAGGTGATGAACGTGATTGGCGACGTCGCAGGCTACAATTGTATCCTGGTCGACGACATCGTGGACTCCGGCGGCACGCTGGTGAACGCGGCCGAGGCGCTGATCGCCCACGGCGCCAAGGAGGTCTCGGCCTACATCACCCACGGCGTGCTGTCCGGCGGCGCCGCCGCGCGCATCGCCTCGTCGCGGCTGAAGGAACTGGTCATCACCGACTCGATCCTGCCGACGGAAGCCGTCAACAAGGCGCCGAACATCCGCACGATCTCGATCGCCGGACTGATCGCCGAAGCGATCGGCCGCACCGCGGCGGAAGAGTCCGTCTCGAGCCTGTTCGATTAG